From Ndongobacter massiliensis:
TACACGGAAGACATGTGCTTTCTGCCGACCCTTACCCTGCGATTTCCGGGCAGTTGGCTGCTGGCCAAGATGATTGGCAAGAAAATGGGCGCACCGCTGGTGAAAATGCATAGTGTAGAGGAATTTTTGACGCGTCATGCGGCATACAAAGTCAATGTTTTTCCGCCGAAACGCAAATTGGAAGCGGCGGGAGAACTGTTGCGCGCTGGCACGGCGTGGTCGGTAACGGGCTCCACAACGCGGTTTTTCGAATTGAGTCCGCGCGGGGTGAACAAGTGGACGGGCGTTTGTGCCCTTGCGAAGGCAAAGGGCATTGCAGCGGAGCAAATTGCTGCCATCGGGGATTTTGACAACGATGAGCCCATGCTGCGGGGAGCCAAGCGCAGTTTTGCCACACAAAATGCCAATGCGCGCATTCAGCGCATCGTGGGAGAAATGGTCGGTTGGGCACAGGAGGGCGGCGCCGCGGAAGCGATGCGGCGTGTTCTGGCAGCGAATCAAAGAAATGAGGAAATGAATGAATAAAGTGACCATGCGAGGCGTGAAGACCGGACAGGAACCATCCTATGCCAATGCGCACGCGGCGGGACTGGATCTTCGCGTCCGGCTGGATGCGCCTCTGCAGGTAAAACCGGGCGATCGGGTGCGTCTGCATACGGGCGTTTCGTTGGAAATTCCGGCGGGTTATTTCGGACTGGTAGTCGTGCGTTCCGGGCTTGGTTTTCGCGGTCTGGTGCTTTCGAACGGCATCGGCGTCATCGATGAAGATTACCGCGGAGAAATTCAGATGGTCGTTCATCATCACGGCACGGAAGTGATTGAATTGGAAGACGGAGAGCGTGTAGCGCAGCTGATTTTGGTTCCCTATGTACAAGCGAATATCACTTGGGTGCAGGCATTGTCGGAGACGGCGCGCGGCGACAAGGGCATGGGCAGCAGCGGACGTTTTTAACGGAGAGGGGAAGAATTTTGCGTATTGACAAGTTTCTCAAAGTCTCACGGGTCATTAAACGTCGTCAGGTAGCAAAAGATGCCTGTGCGGGCGGACGCGTCGAGATCAACGGAAAGGTGGCAAAACCGGGCAGTGAGGTCGATGCCGGCGATGTAGTGGCCATTCGCTTTGCCAGCGGTGTTTTTCGCTTTGAAGTGTTGCGCGTTGCCGAACACGTTCGCAAAGAAGAGGCGGAAACGATGGTGCGAATTTTGGAGGGACACGATGAGGAATAACCCGCGTGTTCCGCCTGGTCATCCGCGCGCAGAAGGGCGCCCGCAAAGCGAGAAGGAGAAGTCGCCGTATTCGGCGCTACCTTTGAGGCGCCGCCGCAGGAGACCCCCGTCCCGTCGGGCATCGGGTCGATTCTTTTGGCTTATTCTCGTCGTTTTGTGTTTTACTGCACTGTCGGCGCTGTGGAACTTACGCAAGCAGGCGAAAGAAACGGCAGAATTGCAAGCTTCTTTGGAGGGATTACAAAAGCAGCGACAGAAATTGGAGGAGGAAGTTTCCAATTTGGAATCACAGCTTTCCGCCGTAAATACCGACGCCTTTATTGAAAAATATGCGCATGAAAATTTAGGCATGGTGAAACCCAACGAATTGATTATGGAAGTGGAGTCATCCGGGGCGAGCCCGTCGGAGGATTCTGAAGACACTTCGAATTCCTCAGAAATTTTACCGGAGAAGTCGGAGGAAGCACCGGAAGAGAGCCCGAGCGAAGGAGAATAGCGTATGGAAACGGCGGCGAAGTCATTGCAGCAAAGCGGAAGCGATGCAAAAAAGTGTGCGGATTTCGAAGCGCACTTTGCAACGCAGCTTTCGCCGGTGATTGGCAAAAAGATTATTGTCGCGGTTTCGGGCGGGGCAGATTCTATGTGTCTTCTTCTGCTTTTGCTGCGGATTTTACCAGAAGTGTCAAAGAATTTGTTGGTTTGCCACTATAATCATCAACTGCGCGGGAAAGAGGCCGAGGCGGATGCGGATTTTGTGCGCTCGTTTTGTGAACAACGGGGCATTCGCTTTCGCGCCGGGCAGGGGGATGTCGCCGGGCAGGCGCGCCTGCAAAAAAAGTCCATAGAAAGCATGGCGCGCTTGATGCGCTATGCTTTTTTTGCGCAAGTGGCTGCAGAAGAAGGCGCTGAAGTCCTCGCGCTGGCGCACCATCTGGAGGATCAGGCGGAAAGTCTGCTGCTGCACCTGGTGCGCGGCGCGGGACTGGATGGGCTGTGCGGCATGACCCCAAGCGAAAGGCGCGGCTCTTTGCTGCTTTGGCGCCCGCTCTTATCCTTTCAAAAGAAGGAACTGCTGTTCTATCTGAAGGCAAAGGGAGTGTCATATCGGGAAGATGCGACAAATGCGCAACGCGAGGCACTGCGCAATGTGCTGCGGCTGGGCATTTTTCCACAACTGCAAAAAACGGTGCATCCGTCGGTTATGAAAAAAATGGCCCAATGTGCCGCACTGCTGCAGGCGGATCGTGCGGCGTTGGACGAGTGGGCACAAGAGATCCTTCATGCTGCGCAGGAACCCCTCGTAGCCGAGGAAAAAACCCTGCCCTTTGCGTCGGCGCGGTGTGCACAGGTTCTTTTGGGCGCGCGGGTGCTGCGCAAAAAGCCGGTGTGCAACGCCCCGAAGGCGGTCGCATTGCGCCTGTTGCGCCGAGTTTTGCGCGAAGAAGCCGGCACAGCGGCGGAGTTGACACAACCCATCCTAGAAGAGATTTATGCGCTGTTTTTTTCAGAAGTGGGGAAACGAAAAGCATTTTATGGTAAGATACTTTTGAGCGATTCTGAGTACGTTTGGATCTATAAAGCCCGGTCCGTTTCGACGCCGGAAGCGGCAGTATGGGACGGTCGAGGACCTTTTTCCGCAACATGGCGCACGGGGAGCGAGGTCATCATCGGCGGTTGGGCGGACGCATTTCCTTCTGCCAAAGAACGGCGGAATCCCAATCGTTGTTATTTTGACGGTTCGGGCGCTTTTCCGATCGTGCTGCGTGCGGCAAAAGCCGGGGAATCGCTTCGTCGCTTTAGCGGACCTGCCATAGCCCTACGGCGCCTTTTTAATGAAAAGGGGGTTCGCGTGCCGATACGGCAGGGATGGCCGGTGGCGGAAAGCGGAGGAAAAATTCTTGCGGTTTTGGGTTTGGAACGAAGCGACGCAGGAACCGTTCAGGCAAATACAAGCCGTGTCGCTTATTTGGAGTGGAGGTGTCAATGACGGAATTACATGAGGATGTGGAACGCGTACTGCTGACAGAAGAGCAGATTCGTGCGCGCGTACGCGAGTTGGGGGCGCAGATTACGGCGGATTACCGGGAAGATCCGGCGGATTTTTTGATGGTCTGTATCTTGAAAGGGGCTGCCCTTTTTATGACCGATTTGCTGCGCGCCATCGAACTCAATGTGGAAGTTGACTTCATGTCGGTTTCCAGTTATGGTCGTTCGACGATTTCCACCGGTGATGTGCGTATTTTGAAGGATCTGGATCAGAATATCACGGATAAAAATGTACTGATCGTGGAAGATATTATCGACACGGGATACACATTGTCGTATTTGAAAGAGTATCTGAAATCGCGGGGCGCAAAGAGCGTGCGTGTGGCGGCGCTGTTGAACAAGCAGTCGCGCCGCATTGCCGATGTGCAGGGGGATTATGTAGGATTTGAAATTCCGGATCACTTTGTCGTCGGTTACGGGTTGGACTACAATCAGAAAATGCGCAATTTACCGTATATTGGGATATTAAAACCGTCCTGTTACGCAGTTGACACGTCGGAAAACGGATGAGGAGAACGATGAATAAACGAACAGTTACTTTTCGCATGGTCATCGCCTATCTGTTGCCAATGGCGTTGCTGTTGCTC
This genomic window contains:
- a CDS encoding HAD family hydrolase — protein: MIRLFCSDFDNTLAYRGQVPPVNTKAVRALQDAGVDFALVSGRMYANAREKMREYDMDGAVIAANGAYVTDGDGTVIQADAFPDEALQALTQLCDERHWLYWIYTEDMCFLPTLTLRFPGSWLLAKMIGKKMGAPLVKMHSVEEFLTRHAAYKVNVFPPKRKLEAAGELLRAGTAWSVTGSTTRFFELSPRGVNKWTGVCALAKAKGIAAEQIAAIGDFDNDEPMLRGAKRSFATQNANARIQRIVGEMVGWAQEGGAAEAMRRVLAANQRNEEMNE
- the dut gene encoding dUTP diphosphatase, coding for MNKVTMRGVKTGQEPSYANAHAAGLDLRVRLDAPLQVKPGDRVRLHTGVSLEIPAGYFGLVVVRSGLGFRGLVLSNGIGVIDEDYRGEIQMVVHHHGTEVIELEDGERVAQLILVPYVQANITWVQALSETARGDKGMGSSGRF
- the tilS gene encoding tRNA lysidine(34) synthetase TilS; this encodes METAAKSLQQSGSDAKKCADFEAHFATQLSPVIGKKIIVAVSGGADSMCLLLLLLRILPEVSKNLLVCHYNHQLRGKEAEADADFVRSFCEQRGIRFRAGQGDVAGQARLQKKSIESMARLMRYAFFAQVAAEEGAEVLALAHHLEDQAESLLLHLVRGAGLDGLCGMTPSERRGSLLLWRPLLSFQKKELLFYLKAKGVSYREDATNAQREALRNVLRLGIFPQLQKTVHPSVMKKMAQCAALLQADRAALDEWAQEILHAAQEPLVAEEKTLPFASARCAQVLLGARVLRKKPVCNAPKAVALRLLRRVLREEAGTAAELTQPILEEIYALFFSEVGKRKAFYGKILLSDSEYVWIYKARSVSTPEAAVWDGRGPFSATWRTGSEVIIGGWADAFPSAKERRNPNRCYFDGSGAFPIVLRAAKAGESLRRFSGPAIALRRLFNEKGVRVPIRQGWPVAESGGKILAVLGLERSDAGTVQANTSRVAYLEWRCQ
- a CDS encoding septum formation initiator family protein; translation: MRNNPRVPPGHPRAEGRPQSEKEKSPYSALPLRRRRRRPPSRRASGRFFWLILVVLCFTALSALWNLRKQAKETAELQASLEGLQKQRQKLEEEVSNLESQLSAVNTDAFIEKYAHENLGMVKPNELIMEVESSGASPSEDSEDTSNSSEILPEKSEEAPEESPSEGE
- a CDS encoding RNA-binding S4 domain-containing protein gives rise to the protein MRIDKFLKVSRVIKRRQVAKDACAGGRVEINGKVAKPGSEVDAGDVVAIRFASGVFRFEVLRVAEHVRKEEAETMVRILEGHDEE
- the hpt gene encoding hypoxanthine phosphoribosyltransferase, with amino-acid sequence MTELHEDVERVLLTEEQIRARVRELGAQITADYREDPADFLMVCILKGAALFMTDLLRAIELNVEVDFMSVSSYGRSTISTGDVRILKDLDQNITDKNVLIVEDIIDTGYTLSYLKEYLKSRGAKSVRVAALLNKQSRRIADVQGDYVGFEIPDHFVVGYGLDYNQKMRNLPYIGILKPSCYAVDTSENG